In Phycisphaerales bacterium, the following proteins share a genomic window:
- a CDS encoding flagellar motor protein MotB, which yields MGKCKCKPKPCPEGVPGWIVTYGDMMSLLLCFFILLAAFSELKQEEEYTVVAHSIMMAFGFTQGSGGAIPTDQASMQSVVTMLSQAASAHDPKFAISQSDVQGVQGKHTTVKTVREGLVFTIGGSSTFDRESAVLKDEVKEELRSIARLIEGRNNRIFVRGHTDTKRLSPSAPWKNLYELGFARAEAVMLFLTEEVGMRQELFRVESCADSEPINARAQGGEASQVNRRVEIILSESVVDDFNPDSDYTDPSNARGG from the coding sequence ATGGGCAAGTGCAAGTGTAAACCCAAACCCTGCCCCGAGGGTGTACCTGGCTGGATCGTGACGTATGGCGACATGATGTCGCTGCTGCTGTGCTTTTTCATTCTGCTCGCCGCGTTCTCGGAACTCAAGCAGGAGGAAGAGTACACTGTCGTGGCCCACAGCATCATGATGGCCTTCGGCTTCACGCAGGGCAGCGGCGGCGCGATCCCGACCGACCAGGCATCGATGCAATCCGTCGTCACCATGCTCAGCCAGGCCGCCAGCGCGCACGATCCGAAGTTCGCCATCAGCCAGAGCGACGTGCAGGGCGTGCAGGGCAAGCACACGACCGTCAAGACGGTGCGCGAAGGGCTCGTCTTCACGATCGGCGGCTCGAGCACGTTCGATCGCGAGTCAGCAGTGCTCAAGGACGAGGTCAAGGAAGAACTGCGCTCGATCGCCAGGCTCATCGAAGGCCGCAACAACCGCATCTTTGTCCGCGGCCACACGGACACCAAGCGGCTTTCGCCCTCGGCGCCGTGGAAGAACCTTTATGAACTCGGCTTCGCGCGGGCCGAGGCGGTCATGCTCTTCCTGACGGAGGAAGTCGGCATGCGGCAGGAACTTTTTCGCGTCGAATCCTGCGCTGACAGCGAACCCATCAACGCCCGGGCCCAGGGCGGCGAGGCGTCGCAGGTGAACCGGCGCGTCGAGATCATTCTCAGCGAGAGCGTGGTCGATGACTTCAACCCCGACAGCGATTACACCGACCCGTCCAACGCACGAGGAGGGTGA
- a CDS encoding flagellar FliJ family protein gives MARFRFNLDPLLKHRQRLEREKQRALAVLERRRLEIEDHIRAMQQRIADNKSELSRSLIGSVDTSAIRSQAAMSMQLDAQTRRLVVVLAEVYRRIDRARVELLEARTRAKAIERLRDRRYQEWKQAISKREAAIVDDLTTVRAAWSTPS, from the coding sequence ATGGCCCGTTTCCGATTCAATCTCGACCCGCTGCTCAAGCACCGCCAGCGCCTCGAGCGCGAGAAGCAGCGAGCCCTGGCGGTGCTGGAGCGCCGCCGCCTGGAGATCGAGGATCACATTCGTGCCATGCAGCAGCGCATCGCCGACAACAAGTCCGAACTGAGTCGCAGCCTGATCGGCTCGGTCGACACGTCGGCCATTCGCAGCCAGGCGGCCATGTCGATGCAACTCGACGCGCAGACGCGCCGGCTGGTGGTGGTGCTCGCCGAGGTATACCGTCGAATCGATCGCGCGCGGGTGGAACTGCTTGAGGCTCGCACGCGAGCCAAGGCGATCGAGCGTCTTCGCGACCGCCGATATCAGGAGTGGAAGCAAGCGATCAGCAAGCGCGAGGCCGCGATTGTCGATGACCTGACGACGGTGCGAGCCGCATGGAGCACGCCATCATGA
- a CDS encoding flagellar hook-basal body complex protein, whose amino-acid sequence MASTTALLTGFSGILANSKMLDVIGNNIANVNTEGFKSNRLTFAPTFSRTLGIGTAPTAQSGGSNPSQIGLGVSVAGTQRNMNNGSISVTGVNTDLAIEGEGMFIVSQGADTFYTRAGSFQLNAQNELVTTSGARVQGFGVDSQFNVQTGTLQDMTIPVGNLTIAEATRNVSFSGNLNAAGDVGTTGSIITFDPMMALGTAVPPPANPPFADSTTRLVDLDDGSGNPMFTNGDSVLLSGAEKNGARLPDATLAIDNTTTIADYMAFLEESLGIDTSVPGEPGGVTIDNTTGVITIEGNMGEANDLTVESSSLSTVDSGGTTLGQPFTTTKSGESAGESVRTSFLVYDSLGTPLQVDLTLVLESKDSTGTTWRYYAESADNVGGDIRVGTGTMSFGTDGQVSSLPDIPISLDRSNTGAATPLAMTLSFDANGNSVTAFSDTGTNLAAVFQDGSPIGTLVDYSIAESGVVVGAFSNGLIRDLGQIALATFSNPEGLVDKGNNLFATGPNSGSPVVATPLSFGAGRVISSALELSNVDLSAQFINLILASTGYSASTRIITTANDLMQQLLLLGR is encoded by the coding sequence ATGGCATCGACAACCGCGCTGCTCACCGGATTTTCGGGCATTCTCGCCAACAGCAAGATGCTCGACGTGATCGGCAACAACATCGCGAACGTCAACACTGAAGGCTTCAAGTCCAATCGCCTGACGTTCGCGCCCACCTTCAGCCGCACGCTGGGCATCGGCACGGCGCCGACGGCACAGAGCGGCGGATCGAACCCGAGCCAGATCGGCCTGGGCGTGAGCGTCGCCGGCACGCAGCGCAACATGAACAACGGTTCGATCAGCGTCACCGGCGTGAACACCGATCTCGCCATCGAGGGCGAAGGCATGTTCATCGTCAGCCAGGGCGCCGACACGTTCTACACGCGCGCCGGCTCGTTCCAACTCAACGCCCAGAATGAACTCGTCACGACCTCGGGCGCGCGCGTGCAGGGCTTTGGCGTGGACAGCCAGTTCAACGTGCAGACCGGCACGCTGCAGGACATGACCATTCCCGTGGGCAACCTGACGATCGCCGAAGCCACGCGCAACGTCTCGTTCAGCGGCAATCTCAACGCGGCCGGCGACGTGGGCACGACGGGGTCGATCATCACCTTCGATCCCATGATGGCCCTGGGAACGGCGGTCCCGCCGCCGGCCAATCCGCCCTTTGCCGACTCCACGACGCGCCTGGTTGATCTTGATGACGGCTCGGGCAACCCCATGTTCACAAACGGCGATTCGGTTCTGCTCTCGGGTGCGGAGAAGAACGGCGCCCGGCTGCCCGACGCGACGCTCGCCATTGATAACACCACGACCATCGCCGACTACATGGCGTTTCTTGAGGAGTCGCTGGGCATCGACACCTCCGTGCCGGGCGAACCGGGCGGCGTGACGATCGACAACACGACTGGCGTGATCACCATCGAAGGCAACATGGGCGAAGCGAACGATCTCACCGTCGAGAGCAGCAGCCTCTCCACCGTCGACTCGGGTGGGACCACGCTCGGCCAGCCGTTCACGACGACCAAGTCCGGAGAGTCGGCCGGCGAATCGGTGCGCACGTCCTTCCTTGTCTACGACTCGCTCGGCACTCCGCTGCAGGTGGATCTCACGCTCGTGCTGGAGTCGAAGGACTCCACGGGCACGACGTGGCGCTACTACGCCGAGTCGGCCGACAACGTCGGCGGCGACATCCGCGTAGGCACCGGGACCATGAGTTTCGGCACCGACGGCCAGGTGAGTTCGCTGCCGGACATCCCCATTTCGCTCGACCGATCGAACACCGGCGCGGCGACGCCGCTGGCCATGACGCTGTCGTTCGACGCGAACGGCAACTCGGTCACCGCGTTCAGCGACACCGGAACGAACCTGGCGGCGGTGTTCCAGGACGGCTCGCCGATCGGCACGCTGGTGGACTACAGCATTGCGGAATCCGGCGTCGTCGTCGGTGCGTTCAGCAACGGCCTGATCCGCGACCTCGGGCAGATTGCGCTTGCGACGTTCAGCAACCCCGAGGGCCTGGTGGACAAGGGCAACAACCTCTTCGCGACGGGCCCCAACTCGGGTTCGCCGGTCGTCGCCACGCCGCTGTCGTTCGGCGCCGGCCGGGTCATCAGCAGCGCCCTGGAGCTGTCCAACGTCGATCTCAGCGCGCAGTTCATCAACCTCATCCTTGCGTCCACCGGCTACTCCGCCTCGACGCGCATCATCACCACCGCCAACGACCTCATGCAGCAGTTGCTGCTGCTGGGCCGATAA
- a CDS encoding flagellar FlbD family protein, protein MIVLTRLNNKPFILNAELIRTIEENPDTTIMLTNGDHIIVREPMEEVVERAIEYGRRLRSPFPALD, encoded by the coding sequence ATGATCGTTCTCACGCGCCTCAATAACAAGCCGTTCATCCTCAATGCGGAACTCATCCGCACGATCGAGGAGAATCCGGACACGACGATCATGCTCACCAACGGCGATCACATCATCGTGCGCGAGCCGATGGAGGAGGTCGTCGAGCGGGCGATCGAGTATGGGCGGCGGCTGCGCTCGCCGTTTCCGGCCCTGGACTGA
- a CDS encoding flagellar hook-length control protein FliK — MELLQTSSREFACSLVPAAEAVPSAPAARLTENAADFEHHLVNASRQQALAEPAARPEPAAQPRPTTEQAQAPGSAIADEEIVAQEGEEPAQVAQELPPRAESADETPPEAENQHGPEQPHSSEDDQPVDQSPEPAAPAPQRASEQSKPAAPAAPSPDGSQRQPAPPDDSTRCVAPEAPQSHQHRDASLNIAPSPESAEQTVPQQRPPVVSRNAAVASGAAGGAPSHTADGSRFAAPQAFELSASEKRGATEEAPAVKSTPGSTSSSTAAPTSQGQGASFLDLQPQAATASSGHAASTPNGSPTTGSTSSPGAPTPPAPEPRPDSLGPQIVRGALAMTRTTGGVMTMRLEPETLGSLRIQMQLSQGRVAIQFHAETAEARGLLSQHVQTLRQAMEAHGLKLDAVQIHTLARSGSSASTGQEQSSPQSNSNSGGDQSNKHDAGGQQSRGHADTSEREAQYRQAARQFARQAQRQAAWSQQWNTASAADPSHVPVQAS, encoded by the coding sequence ATGGAACTTCTTCAAACCAGCAGCCGTGAGTTTGCCTGCAGCCTCGTGCCCGCGGCCGAGGCGGTTCCGTCGGCGCCCGCAGCGCGGTTGACCGAAAACGCCGCCGATTTCGAGCATCATCTCGTCAACGCGTCGCGTCAACAGGCGCTCGCCGAGCCGGCGGCACGGCCTGAACCAGCCGCGCAGCCTCGACCCACAACCGAGCAGGCTCAGGCGCCAGGGTCGGCCATCGCCGACGAGGAGATCGTTGCGCAGGAGGGCGAGGAACCCGCGCAAGTCGCGCAGGAATTGCCGCCTCGCGCCGAGTCCGCGGACGAGACGCCACCTGAAGCGGAGAATCAGCACGGACCGGAGCAGCCGCACTCCAGCGAGGACGATCAGCCCGTCGATCAGTCGCCCGAGCCGGCAGCGCCTGCTCCGCAGCGCGCCAGCGAGCAATCGAAGCCCGCCGCGCCCGCGGCACCTTCGCCGGATGGCTCCCAGCGGCAGCCGGCGCCGCCTGACGATTCGACGCGCTGTGTCGCGCCTGAAGCGCCGCAGTCCCATCAGCACCGAGATGCCTCGCTCAACATTGCACCGTCGCCTGAATCGGCCGAGCAGACTGTGCCGCAGCAGCGTCCGCCTGTGGTCTCCCGCAACGCGGCAGTTGCGAGCGGAGCCGCTGGCGGCGCACCAAGTCACACCGCCGACGGCTCTCGGTTTGCGGCGCCGCAGGCTTTCGAATTGTCCGCGTCAGAGAAGCGCGGCGCTACCGAGGAAGCGCCCGCGGTGAAGTCAACTCCGGGTTCGACCTCGTCGTCGACTGCCGCGCCGACTTCTCAGGGACAGGGAGCGAGTTTCCTTGACTTGCAACCTCAAGCGGCCACGGCGAGCAGCGGCCATGCTGCCAGCACCCCGAACGGCAGCCCGACGACCGGCTCCACATCCTCCCCCGGCGCGCCGACTCCACCAGCCCCTGAACCGCGGCCGGACTCACTGGGCCCGCAGATTGTGCGCGGCGCGCTGGCGATGACGCGCACAACCGGCGGAGTGATGACCATGCGGCTCGAACCGGAAACTCTCGGCTCGCTGCGAATCCAGATGCAGTTGAGCCAGGGCCGCGTCGCCATCCAGTTTCACGCCGAAACGGCCGAGGCACGGGGATTGCTCAGCCAGCACGTGCAGACGCTGCGGCAGGCCATGGAGGCGCACGGCTTGAAACTCGATGCGGTACAGATTCACACGCTTGCCCGGTCTGGCTCTTCGGCTTCGACGGGCCAGGAACAGTCATCGCCACAATCGAATTCCAACAGCGGCGGCGACCAGTCCAACAAGCACGACGCCGGCGGACAGCAGAGCCGCGGCCACGCCGACACATCTGAGCGCGAGGCGCAATACCGACAGGCCGCGCGGCAGTTTGCCCGGCAGGCGCAGCGCCAAGCCGCGTGGAGCCAGCAGTGGAACACCGCCTCCGCCGCCGATCCAAGTCACGTGCCGGTCCAGGCATCCTGA
- a CDS encoding FliI/YscN family ATPase → MTVLAPAWYMLDRLQTRQISSCISSVRGQTVTTQPLSLPVGALVSIESRRGATRPTFGEVIAADHAGTIIMLFSSATGLGPGDRITAVQTAPTAALSVNMLGRVLDGLGRPLDGAGPLRDVELRPVSPLPMSSLHREPITSPLATGVRAIDGMLTAGKGQRLGVFAGPGVGKSTLLGSIARNTRADVSVIALIGERGREVREFIERTLGPEGLARSVVFVSTGDESPLMRIRAAMIATAAAELFRDNGADVVLIMDSITRLCQAQRQIGLAAGEPPTTKGYTPSVFSLLPSLLERAGAIENSGSITGFYAVLVEGDDMTEPISDAARGILDGHISLTRKLANRGHYPAIDILDSVSRVADSVCTSTHIQARRMIARLLAVYAEIEDLINIGAYVRGSNPECDVAIELKPRIDALLQQPSSDSAPFESTAGALTSLAVEAGHLLSQRRPQQARS, encoded by the coding sequence ATGACGGTCCTCGCTCCAGCCTGGTACATGCTCGATCGCCTCCAGACGAGGCAGATCAGCAGTTGCATCAGCAGCGTGCGCGGCCAGACGGTGACGACGCAACCTCTCAGCCTGCCGGTCGGTGCGCTGGTGAGTATCGAGAGCCGTCGCGGCGCCACCCGGCCGACGTTTGGCGAAGTCATCGCCGCGGATCACGCTGGAACCATCATCATGCTCTTCTCGAGTGCGACGGGTCTGGGCCCGGGCGACCGCATCACCGCCGTGCAGACGGCGCCCACGGCGGCGCTGAGCGTCAACATGCTCGGCCGGGTGCTTGACGGCCTGGGCCGCCCGCTGGATGGCGCAGGGCCGCTGCGTGATGTTGAACTGAGACCGGTTTCGCCGCTGCCCATGTCCTCGCTTCACCGCGAGCCGATCACCAGCCCGCTGGCAACGGGCGTGCGAGCCATCGACGGCATGCTCACGGCGGGCAAGGGCCAGCGGCTGGGCGTGTTCGCCGGGCCGGGAGTGGGAAAGTCCACGCTGCTGGGCTCTATCGCCCGCAACACCCGGGCCGACGTGAGCGTCATCGCGCTCATCGGCGAACGCGGCCGTGAAGTGCGCGAATTCATCGAGCGCACGCTCGGCCCCGAGGGGCTGGCGCGGAGCGTGGTGTTCGTCTCGACCGGTGATGAGTCGCCGCTGATGCGCATCCGGGCCGCGATGATTGCGACTGCCGCCGCCGAGTTGTTCCGCGACAATGGCGCGGATGTCGTACTCATCATGGATTCGATCACGCGACTGTGCCAGGCGCAGCGGCAGATCGGCCTGGCCGCCGGCGAGCCGCCCACGACTAAGGGCTACACTCCGAGCGTCTTTTCGCTGTTGCCGTCATTGCTCGAGCGAGCCGGCGCGATTGAGAACTCCGGCTCCATCACCGGGTTCTACGCCGTGCTCGTCGAAGGCGATGACATGACCGAGCCGATCTCCGACGCGGCCCGCGGCATCCTCGACGGCCACATCTCGCTGACGCGAAAACTCGCCAATCGCGGCCACTATCCAGCCATCGACATTCTCGATTCGGTCAGCCGCGTCGCCGACTCCGTCTGCACCTCCACGCATATCCAGGCGCGGCGGATGATCGCGCGCCTGCTGGCCGTCTACGCCGAGATCGAAGATCTGATCAACATCGGCGCCTACGTGCGCGGCTCGAACCCCGAGTGCGACGTGGCGATCGAACTCAAGCCCCGCATCGACGCGCTGCTGCAGCAGCCATCTTCGGACTCCGCCCCGTTTGAGAGCACCGCCGGCGCGCTGACTTCACTCGCGGTGGAGGCGGGGCATCTGCTCAGCCAGCGCCGCCCGCAGCAGGCGCGATCGTAA
- a CDS encoding motility protein A, whose product MDIATVFGLIVGWALTILSIVVGGNALAAYVDLPSIILVVFGGFCAVIISFPITVLTSIPRVVLKTVFAKPQNPAELIKKLVSYAEIARRDGILSLESMTSEMGDPFIVRAIGMAVDGTDPELIESILESEVENETARHQQGKSMLDAYAKYAPAFGMIGTLLGLVAMLQNMDDPSKIGPGMAVALLTTLYGALISNLVCLPMSDKLALRAGEEAFIKQIIIRGVMSIQQGDNPRIVEQKLLTFIPPSSRPAADENRKAA is encoded by the coding sequence GTGGACATTGCGACGGTCTTCGGCCTCATTGTGGGCTGGGCGCTCACCATCCTGAGCATCGTCGTCGGCGGCAACGCGCTGGCCGCATACGTTGACCTGCCTTCGATCATCCTCGTGGTGTTCGGCGGCTTCTGCGCCGTCATCATCTCCTTTCCGATCACCGTCCTGACGTCGATTCCCCGGGTCGTCCTCAAGACGGTTTTCGCCAAGCCGCAGAATCCGGCCGAACTGATCAAGAAGCTCGTCAGTTATGCAGAGATCGCACGCCGCGATGGCATCCTCAGCCTCGAAAGCATGACCAGCGAGATGGGCGACCCCTTCATCGTGCGCGCCATCGGGATGGCGGTGGACGGCACCGATCCTGAACTGATCGAGTCCATCCTCGAATCGGAAGTGGAGAACGAAACGGCCCGGCACCAGCAGGGCAAGTCGATGCTCGACGCCTACGCCAAGTATGCGCCCGCGTTCGGCATGATCGGCACGCTGCTGGGCCTGGTGGCCATGCTGCAGAACATGGATGACCCGTCGAAGATCGGCCCGGGCATGGCCGTCGCGCTGCTCACCACCCTCTACGGCGCGCTCATCTCGAACCTCGTCTGCCTCCCGATGTCGGACAAACTCGCGCTGCGGGCCGGGGAGGAAGCGTTTATCAAACAGATCATCATCCGCGGGGTCATGAGCATCCAGCAAGGCGACAATCCGCGCATCGTCGAGCAGAAGCTCCTCACGTTCATCCCGCCTTCAAGCCGTCCCGCCGCCGACGAGAACCGCAAGGCCGCGTAA